One window of Candidatus Binataceae bacterium genomic DNA carries:
- a CDS encoding alkaline phosphatase family protein codes for MHRLFIFGIDGGTLEIVRPLIARGLLPNLARVIEVGASGELASTFPPMTFPAFTTFMTGKNPGGHGVFDFFERIPGRYGVRFVNARSRRSRTLWRMLSEGGRRVAVIGFPVTYPPEPISGVMISGFDAPGIGARADRTCFYPPEFYDELRAKVGDYIITPSVDMLRALEAPEEGLEAIVATIERKLAAALYTQERERWDCFAFMLIESDFAGHRYWRFYDPNSPHYRPDYPQVLREGLPRVYSAIDAAFGRLWQNDPEAAVLIFSDHGFGGASTKTVFLNRFLQQEGLLEFVTGNKGSVGGWMRLQGRLTMAKLKDIGLHYTPERLRTPLLRSMKLGNKIESKIRFGGIDWRHTLAYSDESPYFPAIWINLRGREEAGVVSPDQYDAMCERVSQGLREWRDPDSGQPLVRRVYRREEIYRGEQVERAPDLLIDWNLDHGYSYLSGRSLEDSSGLALRRLAPDEFATHEMATRGGSHRPNGLIMAAGGPFACGARVEGASLRDLAPIVLHCQGLPIPAEMEGQVPAGLFSSEFLRDHPLQHLEAGEYAAAHPLSEEPADNYSDEEREIIERRLRDLGYL; via the coding sequence ATGCACAGGTTATTCATTTTCGGCATCGACGGGGGCACGTTGGAGATCGTGCGGCCGCTGATCGCGCGCGGCCTGCTTCCCAATTTGGCGCGCGTGATCGAGGTCGGCGCCAGCGGCGAACTGGCTTCGACCTTCCCGCCGATGACCTTTCCGGCCTTCACCACCTTCATGACCGGTAAGAACCCCGGCGGTCACGGGGTGTTCGACTTTTTCGAACGCATTCCCGGCCGCTATGGGGTGCGTTTCGTCAATGCCCGCTCGCGGCGCAGCCGCACGCTGTGGCGGATGCTGAGCGAGGGCGGGCGGCGGGTGGCTGTGATCGGCTTTCCCGTGACTTATCCGCCCGAGCCGATAAGCGGCGTGATGATCAGCGGTTTCGACGCTCCCGGGATCGGGGCGCGTGCCGACCGCACCTGCTTCTACCCGCCTGAGTTCTATGACGAGCTGCGGGCCAAGGTGGGCGATTACATCATCACCCCCTCGGTGGACATGCTGCGTGCTCTGGAAGCACCCGAGGAAGGGCTGGAGGCGATCGTCGCCACCATCGAGCGCAAGCTGGCGGCGGCGCTCTACACTCAGGAACGCGAACGGTGGGACTGCTTCGCCTTCATGCTGATTGAAAGCGACTTCGCCGGCCATCGTTACTGGCGCTTTTACGATCCCAACTCGCCCCATTATCGGCCCGATTACCCCCAGGTTTTGCGCGAAGGGCTGCCGCGGGTTTACAGCGCGATCGACGCGGCGTTTGGCCGCTTGTGGCAGAACGACCCCGAAGCGGCAGTGCTGATTTTCTCCGATCACGGCTTTGGCGGCGCTAGCACCAAGACCGTCTTCCTCAATCGTTTTCTGCAGCAGGAAGGGCTGTTGGAATTCGTCACCGGGAACAAAGGCTCGGTGGGCGGCTGGATGCGACTGCAGGGGCGGCTGACGATGGCCAAGCTCAAGGACATCGGGCTGCATTACACGCCCGAGCGGTTGCGCACACCGCTTTTGCGCTCGATGAAGCTGGGTAACAAGATCGAGTCGAAGATTCGCTTCGGCGGGATCGATTGGCGCCACACCCTGGCCTATTCGGACGAGTCACCCTATTTCCCGGCGATCTGGATCAATTTGCGAGGGCGCGAGGAAGCGGGCGTGGTCAGCCCCGACCAATACGACGCGATGTGCGAGCGGGTCAGTCAGGGCTTGCGCGAATGGCGCGATCCCGACAGCGGCCAGCCGCTGGTGCGCCGGGTCTATCGGCGCGAGGAGATTTATCGCGGCGAGCAGGTGGAGCGGGCACCCGATCTGCTGATCGACTGGAACCTGGACCACGGCTACAGCTATTTGAGCGGGCGCAGCCTGGAAGACTCCAGCGGTTTGGCTCTACGCCGCTTGGCGCCGGATGAATTCGCCACTCACGAGATGGCGACGCGCGGCGGCAGCCACCGCCCCAACGGCCTGATCATGGCCGCGGGTGGCCCCTTCGCTTGCGGTGCTCGGGTGGAGGGTGCCTCGCTGCGTGACTTGGCGCCGATCGTGCTCCATTGCCAAGGCTTGCCAATTCCGGCCGAGATGGAGGGACAGGTGCCGGCGGGACTGTTCAGCAGTGAATTTCTGCGCGACCATCCCTTGCAGCATCTGGAAGCCGGCGAATACGCGGCCGCTCACCCCCTGAGTGAAGAGCCCGCCGACAACTACAGCGACGAAGAACGTGAGATCATCGAACGCCGGCTGCGCGATTTGGGCTACCTCTAG
- a CDS encoding alkaline phosphatase family protein, whose product MKSLAIIGLDCAAPALVFDRFAADLPNLRALMAGGSWGPLRSSDPPITVPAWSCMTASRDAGQLGFYGFRNRRDYSYDAYQIADSKAVHVPRLWEILSQAGHDVIVHGVPQTYPVTPVRGAMVSCFLTPSTKSQYTYPADLKAVVEQVAGGYVLDVEDFRTDDKQALLGRIYGKTRKHFAVARHLVSHQPWQFFMMVEMGVDRIHHAFWRFMDPANRNYQAGHPMEQAIREYYRFVDREVGELISLLPSDCAVMVVSDHGAKSMDGGVCVNEWLIEKGYLRLKQTPTKPTPIGQAQIDWANTKAWGDGGYYARIFLNVQGREPQGVIPAAAYQEERIKLARELEAICDAQGQPLGTRALMPEEIYREVGGVAPDLLVYFGDLKWRSVGSVGLNTILTYDNDTGPDDANHDYEGIFILNERGSRPASQRGRIEGRRLYDVAPTALRLLDLAPTPGMIGQSWL is encoded by the coding sequence ATGAAGTCGCTAGCCATTATTGGACTGGATTGTGCCGCTCCGGCCTTGGTTTTTGACCGCTTCGCAGCGGATTTGCCCAACTTGCGCGCGCTGATGGCGGGCGGCAGTTGGGGCCCCTTGCGCAGCAGCGACCCGCCGATCACCGTGCCCGCCTGGTCGTGCATGACCGCCAGTCGCGACGCCGGCCAGTTGGGCTTCTACGGCTTCCGCAACCGGCGCGACTACAGCTACGACGCCTATCAAATCGCCGACTCCAAGGCGGTCCACGTGCCCCGTCTGTGGGAGATCCTCTCGCAGGCCGGCCACGACGTGATCGTCCACGGCGTGCCTCAGACCTATCCGGTCACCCCGGTGCGCGGCGCGATGGTGAGCTGCTTCCTGACCCCCTCGACCAAGAGCCAATACACCTATCCCGCCGACCTCAAGGCGGTAGTCGAGCAGGTCGCCGGCGGCTACGTCCTGGACGTGGAGGACTTCCGCACCGACGACAAGCAGGCCCTGCTGGGCCGCATCTATGGCAAGACCCGCAAGCACTTTGCCGTCGCCCGCCATCTGGTAAGCCATCAGCCCTGGCAGTTCTTCATGATGGTCGAGATGGGCGTGGACCGCATCCATCATGCCTTCTGGCGCTTCATGGATCCGGCCAACCGCAACTACCAGGCCGGCCATCCGATGGAGCAGGCGATTCGCGAATATTATCGCTTTGTCGATCGGGAGGTCGGCGAGCTGATCAGCTTGCTGCCCTCCGATTGCGCCGTGATGGTGGTCTCCGACCATGGGGCCAAATCGATGGACGGCGGGGTGTGCGTCAACGAATGGCTGATCGAAAAGGGCTACCTGCGGCTGAAGCAGACGCCCACCAAGCCCACCCCCATAGGCCAGGCCCAAATCGATTGGGCCAACACCAAGGCCTGGGGTGATGGCGGTTACTATGCGCGCATCTTTCTCAATGTCCAGGGACGCGAGCCGCAGGGGGTGATACCCGCCGCCGCCTACCAGGAGGAGCGAATCAAACTGGCGCGCGAGCTGGAAGCGATTTGCGACGCCCAGGGACAGCCGTTGGGCACGCGGGCCTTGATGCCCGAGGAGATCTATCGCGAGGTGGGCGGCGTCGCTCCCGACCTTCTGGTCTATTTCGGCGATCTTAAATGGCGCTCGGTGGGCAGCGTGGGCCTGAACACCATCCTGACCTACGACAACGACACCGGCCCCGACGATGCCAATCACGACTACGAGGGTATCTTCATCCTCAATGAACGCGGCTCTCGTCCCGCTAGTCAGCGCGGCCGGATCGAAGGCCGCCGCCTGTACGACGTCGCCCCCACCGCGCTGCGCCTGCTCGATCTGGCGCCAACTCCGGGGATGATCGGCCAATCCTGGCTCTGA
- a CDS encoding RHS repeat-associated core domain-containing protein — protein sequence MQEQYTEVTSDCATYSYPYTVEENLLTMPGSGEVLALTDSNGANMVPLHDALGSTLWMVNASGQMQTTFAYSSFGMPSQSGTAYYYPWLFAGMEWSDIGNVSQQYYAGARYYSPGLRRFISPDPMGFAGSGSNLFAYAGNDPVNKTDSTGLYLGDNGELTYGGGG from the coding sequence GTGCAGGAGCAATACACCGAGGTGACGAGCGACTGCGCCACCTACTCGTATCCCTACACGGTCGAGGAAAACCTTCTTACCATGCCTGGGAGTGGAGAGGTGCTGGCGCTGACCGACTCAAACGGCGCCAACATGGTGCCGCTGCATGATGCCTTGGGCTCGACCCTGTGGATGGTCAACGCCAGCGGGCAGATGCAGACCACCTTCGCCTACTCATCCTTCGGGATGCCTAGCCAGTCGGGAACCGCGTATTACTATCCCTGGCTGTTCGCGGGGATGGAGTGGAGCGATATCGGGAACGTGTCGCAGCAGTATTACGCCGGGGCGCGGTATTACTCGCCGGGGCTGCGGCGGTTCATCTCGCCCGATCCGATGGGGTTTGCCGGCAGCGGGAGCAACCTCTTTGCTTACGCGGGTAACGACCCGGTCAATAAGACCGACTCGACGGGGCTGTACCTTGGAGATAATGGAGAGTTAACATACGGCGGCGGCGG